Genomic DNA from Cyanobacteria bacterium FACHB-DQ100:
CGGTAGCGGCACAACCGGAAACGGATTTCGATCGGGCTTAGGCAGCTATCCCACACCGGGATTATTTAATTTACTGGTTGAACCAGGAAAGAAATCGCTAGAGGAATTGATTGCATCGATCGACAACGGCTTGATCGTGGATCAGATGCTCGGTGGCGGCGCGGGAATTTCGGGTGAATTCTCGATCAATGTCGATCTCGGCTATCGCGTTGAGAACGGTCAGATTGTGGGACGGGTCAAAGACACAATGGTTGCAGGCAATGTTTACACCGCATTAAAGAATTTAGTCGAATTGGGTGGCGATGCAGACTGGAACGGCTCTTGTTATACGCCCTCTGCGATCGTAGAAGGCTTATCCTGTACAGGTCGCGCATAAATTCCACTTTTGAAGCGTCAACCAGAGGCGCTACAATGTGACGGTTGAATTCGAGAACCTACCTTGATTGAGCGTTACACCCTGCCTGAGATGGGCGATTTGTGGACGGATCACTATAAGTTCAAAACCTGGCTACAAGTTGAAATTGCAGTGTGTGAAGCACAAGCAGAGCTAGGTTACATTCCCCAAGAAGCCGTCGAAGAAATTAAAGCCAAAGCGAACTTCGATGTCGATCGCATTCTCGAAATCGAAGCGCAAGTCCGTCATGATGTGATCGCATTCCTAACCAACGTAAATGAATATGTTGGCGATGCTGGACGCTATATTCACTTAGGCATGACCAGTTCAGACGTGCTAGATACTGCGCTGGCACTGCAAATGGTGGCAAGTCTAGAAGTGATCATGACGCATGTAGAAGCGCTGATCCAAGCCATTCGTTATCAAGCGCAACAACATCGCAACACGGTGATGATTGGTCGATCTCACGGCATTCACGCAGAACCGATCACGTTTGGATTTAAGCTTGCAGGCTGGTTAGCCGAAATGCTGCGCCACCGCGATCGTCTCTGTGCCTTGAGAAAATCGATCGCGGTTGGTCAAATCTCCGGAGCCGTTGGAACTTACGCCAATATTGACCCACGCATTGAAGCATTAACTTGTCAGAATTTGGGACTAGAACCCGATGCCGCTTCAACACAAGTAATTTCCCGCGATCGTCATGCGGATTTTATGAATGGCTTGGCACTGTTGGGAGCCTCGATCGAGCGGTTCGCGGTTGAAATTCGCAACCTGCAAAGAACCGATGTCCTCGAAGTTGAAGAATTCTTCTCGAAAGGACAAAAAGGCTCGTCTGCAATGCCCCACAAGCGGAATCCGATTCGATCGGAGCGCTTAACCGGAATGGCGCGTCTCCTCCGAGGGTATGCAACCGCCGCACTCGAAAACGTTGCACTCTGGCATGAGCGCGATATTTCGCATAGCTCGGTCGAACGAGTTGCTCTCCCGGATGCCTGCATTCTGGCGCACTTCATGCTGGTAGAAACCACAGATTTGATCAGAAACCTGCTGGTCTATCCGGAGAACATGGCGCGGAATATGAACGTCTACGGAGGTGTTGTATTTAGTCAGCGCGTGATGTTAGCACTGGTGCAAAAAGGGTTGAGTCGGGAAGATGCTTATGCGATCGTCCAATCCTGCGCTCACCAAGCCTGGAACCGTGAAGACGGCAACTTCCGCAAACTCTTGAGCGAAGACCAGCGCGTGACTCAAACCTTATCGCCTGCCGAACTCGATGAATGCTTTGATCCACAAGTTCACCTGAAGAACTTAGATCAGGTCTATCAGCGCTTAGGCATTTAGCGTACTTTGACTTCAAAGGTGTATTCGTACCCTTTGAAGTTTGAGTCAAACTGGAGCGTGTAATCTCCGGTTTCAGGGAGTGTGCCCGTCCAGGAACTAGGCTGCTCCAGATCTGCAATTAATGACTTGCCACTGGGCGAAATGACTGCGGGAAGAAGCTCACCACGATTGCTGCCACTCGTTAGCGTCATTTTCTGCCCTTTGGCAAGATTAAAGCGGTAACTATGCGTTCCGCCGCCCACGAAGCGATCGCGAATCTCGATCGAGTCTTGTCCCCTGCCAAACTGAACGCGCTCAGTTTTTTCACCACAGGTCTTGTCCGTTCTGTTTTTAGCAATCCATCCCGGCGTTTCACCACTGATTCGGAACCAGCCATTTTGCTCTTCTTTGACATCTACATATGTCCCATTTTTTAGCTGTCCGACAATGTTCTCGGTTGTGGTTGCTTTGGGAGACGATCGTACATTGAGCGGTGAATCCGGATCATTCACTCTCGCCATCAAAACTATGCACTTTTCAACCGTTCGAGTGCCCTGAGTAGGTGTATCGCGTGGTGTATCAGGTTCAGGAGTGGGTTGAGAAGTCTCGTCGTTTGTGTTGCTCTTTGTGATTGGCGCAGAAGATTCCGAAACAGGTGGAGAAGGGCTAGGAGTAGCAGTGTTGCTCTGTGCATTGGGTTGAGATTGAGGCTTAGAAGAACAGCCTGCAACCAGGGCAAGAACTGTAATAACTCCAATCAAGCGTGACCAGGAACCGTGAAGCAGCATAGTGTAAAAACCGAGTAATATCGTAAAGTCTGCTTCAATAGCAATTGCACGAATCACGGAAACATCTGCAAGCGCTAAACTAGGAATCCGAAATGTCTTGATGCTTATGTTGGTCGCTACTTTTTATAAATTTGTTCAACTGCCAGATTACGTAGAGCTACGATCGCCCCTGCTTGCCCTCTGCCAAGCCCAGAATTTGCGGGGAACGATTCTACTGGCACAAGAAGGAATTAACGGTACGATCGCTGGCTCAAAGGACGCGATCGACACCATTCTAGAGTTTCTCAAGCGCGATCTACGGTTTGCAGATTTAACGATCAAAGAATCTGAAACAGGATCGGGAATGTTCGATCGCATGAAAGTCAAGCTCAAAAAAGAAATTGTCACTTTGGGACGTGCAGAAGCCAATCCAACTCAGCAAGTCGGAACGTATGTAAAACCGCAAGATTGGAATGCAGTGATTTCTGATCCGGAGGTGACGGTGATTGATGTGCGAAACCAGTTTGAAGTCGCGATCGGTAGCTTTAGGGGCGCGATCGATCCGCAGACCGCTTCGTTTCGGCAGTTCCCGGAGTATGTCCAAACTGCACTTGATCCAACCCACCATAAAAAAGTTGCAATGTTCTGCACAGGTGGAATTCGCTGCGAGAAAGCTTCGTCCTATATGCTTGCTCAAGGTTTTGAGCAGGTTTATCATCTCGAAGGTGGCATCCTCAAATATTTAGAAGAAGTACCTCCCGAAGAAAGTTTATGGCAGGGTGAATGCTTTGTGTTCGATCAGCGGGTCGCAGTGACTCATAGTGTTAGCGATGGTTCCTATACAATGTGCCAAGCCTGTGGTCATCCAATTTCACAGGATGAACAAGCCTCGCCGCAGTATCAACCGGGAGTATCTTGCCCGTATTGCGCAGACTCCTAAAGAAACTGGTGTTTATCCTCCAAGTGGCAGACTGCACTTCTGCACTGGATGATAAACACCAACTCAACTGCTCGAACTCCTTTCACCATAAGCAAGCCGCACAAGAAACAGTATTCCCCAAACGGGTACTTCGACTGGATCGAATTCTCCCCACAGGTTGACGGATTACCACGCTCGATCGCAAACAATAAGGAGTTCAACTTTATAGGATGCGACTATGGCAAACTCAACTCAATCTGCAAATCTTGATCAAACGATCGCCCTGTTCAGCTCTGACCTAGTTCAAATCGATCCAGAGGCTGCACTTGCCAATATTGAAGCTTGGCAAGCCCAGTTAAAAGGAACCGAACTCGCAGAAACTTTGGGAGAACTTAAGCTCGCGATCGATGGCGGGATGCGTGGTGGTGAAATTGGATCGATTCTGTCTGATCTCGGAAAGCAAGCTACTGCTGCCGCAGCGACCGAGCAAGGAGAAGCAGCAACAAAGCTGCAACAGTTAGGACAGATCCTTTCTAACGCAGTGAAGTAAACAAATAGAACGCTAAGAGGATCAAGGCTCTTCTTAGCGTTGATTCTTAATAAAGGAAAACTGAGCCGTTGTTTTCGACTCGCATTGTGATGCTGTCGGTTGCTAAGTTGGTTGTTGCATTCAGTGTTACTTCGATCGTGCCAGGCAAGGTGGCGGATTGTTTCGGAGTGACATTCAGCAAGCCCGCATCTTGACGATCGAAAGTCAAAGTGGTTGGAACCCGCAGTCCTCGCAGCGTCACGGTTCCGCGTCCAGGTAGCGTTCTTACCTGCGTATCACCAATCGCTTGATAGAGAACTGCAGCATTGGTTTGGTTAATCAATGTAACATTCACGCGATCGCCGCTGAGGGTCGCTTGTGCTTTCGGTGAAAATTGTGCTTCGGGTGCAGGAGCGACTGTAGGTTGGGTAGATTGAGAAAATACGGGAGTCGTTGCTCCACCGATTGCGATTGCAGTCGCCAAGACTCCAACTCCGATTTGTCTCAACATAATCAATCTCCTTGTTCTTAAATTCGATTAAATTTAGGGACATTAGTGCGTCTTTCCCATCAGATTAATGATAATTAAAAAATTGTATTTGTCATCATTACAACATTCTCTCTACTGAAAAGAACACTCAAAAAGTGGGCAATCTTAATGGATTGCCCATCGCTAAATGCTCAATTTTAGTGATATCTCAAACAGTGTTTTAACGTTCTAGTGATATCAGCGAAGAATTTCTGCTATGCCCGTTTTGGCTATACTTCTCAGCTAAAATCTGGCGATAAACCGCTTCATAACCATCCACCATCTGCTTCACACTAAAGTTATTTTCAACGTGCTTGCGACAATTAAATCGATCGATCTCATGAACTCGATACACTGCTGCAACACATTCATCCACGTTTTGACACAAAAATCCAGTTTCTTCATGTGCAATCACCTCGGAAGTTGCTCCGAGTTCCAGCGCAATCACCGGAGTTCCCGCTGCCATTGATTCAACCATGACGAGTCCAAACGGCTCCCGCCAGGTAATCGGAAATAGCGTTGCGATCGCATTTCCCATCAGTTGATTCTTCTGAGCATGATTTGCCTCACCCAGATATTGAATCTGCTCCCCGTCAATGTGCGGCTTGATTTCCTGCTCAAAATAGTCCACATCAACTCGATCGATCTTACCTGCCATTTTCAGCGGGTATCCAGTGCGCTTAGCAATCTCGATCGCGTGGTGCGGGCCTTTTTCCGGTGAAAGTCGCCCTAAAAAAGCCAGATACGGAGGCGTGTCTGGCTGGGAATAAAATCGATGGGTGGAAGGATCAATCCCGTTATAGACGGTGGCAACGTAATTTAATCCTAATCGGGGTTCTCGTTGTGATTTAGAGATACTAACGTAAGGTTGTGATTTCGCAAAACTAAAGGCTTTCTGATTATCTAAGCTGAATGTGCCATGTAGGGTGTGTATGGTGGGCGTTTTGACCAACTGAGCGCAGGCTAAAGCGGCAAAACCGATATGTGAATGAATAATGTCAAAGTTGTGAGCATTTTGATAAACGCGATTTAGCTCGATCGCTTCATAAACATTAAATTCTTGAACCGATGAATCAAGGCGTAGTGCGCTAGGATGAATCGCATCGAGTTTTGCCTGAGTTGTAGAATCCCCAGTCGCAAACAAGGTTACATCATGTCCTCGACGAACTAGCTCTTCGGTTAATAGACTCACCACGAGTTCTGCACCTCCATAGGCTGGAGGAGGCACCGTTTCCCATAAAGGAGCAATTTGAGCAATCCGCACGTAAACCTCCGTAATAAAAGGGTCAGTGAAGAGCATACGAGTATTTACGGAACTTCCACATCTGGCTATCGAGTTACAGCATTAGGTAGATGAGCTTATGGCGCTAATCGATCTGTGGACTTCAAATCAGACTAGGAGCGATCGTTGCTGCGATGGTGGAGAGCGTTTTATTATCAGCGGCAGGATGATCAGCCGTTTTCAGGCATTAGATTCTTCAATCAGCTGAATTCGACCCAAGCGGACGGCGTAGAGTAACCGATCGATCGCTTGTTTTTCTTCGTCGCTAGTCTGGTCGCTGAGCAGAGCATCTCTAAGATGCTGACAATCACGCAGGGCAATTTTTCCAGTGCTGCTGACTTCAGCAAATAATTCAGAAAGCGTATCTGAGGGCAATGGAAGATTGTTCATTGGGAAGCATGGGAAATTATCGTAACCTTAGTATTGACGCTCTACCCCGTGAAGTCGGTGACAGACTGAGGACTGGCTTGTGACTTTTTTTTACTTCAAAAGTGATTTACATCACAATGGACTGAAATCACGCTGTTTGTTGCTTCAGATAGTTTTCGCGATTTAAACGGTGGAACGTTCCCTGCTTAGTTTTATAGTTTGACAGCCGCATCATCCTCGATCGACAGCATAAACTGAATTAGATCGGTTTGATCTTGAGGCGTAAATCTAGCCGCTTGATCCACCCACGCTTGATCCACCCAATAGTTGTGCTCACTGTCATTACTATTGATGTTGATGTGTGTTTGATGTATGTTCCGACTAAAAAAGTCCACCGGGAATTCCAGTGGACTTGATTGCTTTCTAAGAGTTAGGGACTATTGACCGAACGCATCTTTGATGCCGTCAACTGCTCTTTTCACAGCGCCCATGTTGTTGTCGATCGCGTCTTTTGTCCGAGACGCATCTTCATCTGCTCGCTTCTGGATGGTTGATGCATCTTCTCGTGCTTTACGTGCAGCAGTGTTATCTCCATCGGTCGAGCTATTGACCTTGCTCGCATTGCTCTTTGCCGCGTCTTTCACTTTGTCTCTAACGTTGTCCACTAAGCCCTTGGAGTTATCTTCAGTTGCTTGTGCTGCACCTTTAGCGGTTGTTAAAAGCACGGGAGATGCGTTTGCACTCGGGGTCGAGAACCAAAGCGAGGTCATCATTAGAACAGCAAATAATCCAGTGATTAAACGCTTTACAAAATAATTGGGTTTCATAGAATACAGTCTCCGTAAAAATTAGCCTCTTACGTTTTACTGGAAGCAGCGAACTCGGCATATCGTTCTCGCGATAGAAGTTCTTGTGTCCCAAGGCTTACTTAAGCTTGCCTGAGCGATCGTACGGTTTCTCTAACACACAAAGCCGCTTGATCGATCTCCTCTTCAGTGTTAAATCGTCCAATTCCAAAGCGAATCGAAGCATAGGCTAACTCATCAGGAACTCCGATCGCGCTTAACACATGAGAAGGTTCTATCTTAGCAGAGGTGCAAGCGGAACCGGATGAAACCGCGATCGTTGATTGTAATCCCAGCAGTAAAGCTTGTCCGTCTACGCCTTCAATGCTGATGTTCAAATTTCCCGGTAGACGCTCTTGCGGATGCCCGTTGAGATGAATGCCATCCCTGTTTAATTGCTGCCATAAGCGATCGCGTAATTGCTTGATCTGCACCGCTTCAGAAGTTGGATCAGCAATTTCAACTGCTTTACCGAGTCCAACAATCAAAGGGGTGTAAAGTGTTCCCGATCGCATTCCTCGCTCGTGTCCGCCTCCGTGTAACTGTGCTGAGAGTTGAACTCTCGGATTTTTTCGCCGCACATACAATGCACCAATCCCTTTTGGCGCATAAAGCTTATGTCCTGTGATTGACATTAAATCAATGTGATCGACCGTGAGCGGAATCTTACCGATCGCTTGGGCTGCATCAGTGTGAAAAAGAATGTTGCGGCTGTGGCAAAGTTCACCGATTTTGTCGATCGGCTGCAACACACCAATCTCATTGTTTGCTGCCATGACTGAGACGAGAATTGTATCTTCACGCATGGCTTTTTCAAGTTCAGTCAGATTGATCAAACCGAAGCGATCGACTCCCAAATAAGTTACTTCAAATCCTAGCGATTCTAGATAGCGACAGGGGTCTAAAACGGCATTATGTTCGGTTTGAACCGTAATAATGTGTCGTCCTTGATTGAAGTAAGCTTCGGCAACCCCTTTGATCGCTAAGTTATTAGCTTCAGTTGCACCACTGGTAAAAATAATCTCTTCGGGTGTGGCGTGAATTGTTTCTGCAATGATTTGGCGGGCTTGTTTAACAGCAGCTTCTGCTTCCCAACCATAAGCATGAGTTACACTTGCGGGATTGCCATAATGCTTTGTGAAAAAGGGCAGCATTGCGGCTAAAACGCGATCGTCTACCCGTGTGGTTGAATGGTTATCAAGATAAATCGGACGCATCTACAGTTCAATCCTTATGGATGTCTATCTAACAGCACCTGATACTTTGTTTCAGATGCCCAGAAAGAGGTACTTTGGAAAGAGGGACTTTGAAGGCTCCGAATCGCACTAGGGAGATCAATCAGTTTCATCGATGCGGCTTTCTAAAATTTCGAGGATGCCTGTGATCATGAAGCCTCTATGTATTGCAACTCGACGTAGCCTAAGATTAGTCGCACATCGCGTTAGGTAATACCCTTCTTAAACAAGGTTGGTAAGTCCTGTTCGAGCGTATGAACGATCGCGTCAATCCGTTCTTGTTCAATCATCCCAATCTCCGGTCGCTTGGTTTAATCCCATCCAATCGAGACATCTTTGCATTGCTTGGTACATCGTTTCAAGGTCAGCATGATAGCGCCGTCCATGCCCCGGCAGCACCCATTCAAAATCATAGCGACTCAGTTTCTGCATTGATCGCTTTAATTCATCCCAAGAATACCAACACGCTTCACGAAATCCGACCAGATGATTTTGTCTTGCTGACCATGCCAGATGATCGCCTGTAAACAGAAACTTATTCTTATACAGTAAAACCGTGTGTCCTTTGGTATGCCCAGGAACTGGGATAATCAACAACTCAGAATCAAGCTGAAATGGCTCCGTTCCTGTGAGTTTAATTTCAACGCTCTGCGTACTGCGGGTAATTTCATCGGAATGCAAAATTCGATCGCATTCAAAATGATCGTGAAACTTCTGATGATCCGCAACATCATCACGATGCGTTAAGTAAAGATAACGCACTCCACCCATTGTCTCTAATCGTTTTACCAATGGAGGCGTGAACCTTGGCGAGTCTATTAAGATATTACCTTCGGGACGCTGAATCAAATAGCTTGCAGCACCATAAGAACTCTCAGCGTGATAGCCGCAATGGTAAACATTTTCAGCAACTAAAACTGGAAAGCTCGCTTGAGCAAGTTTAATATCGGTTGGTTTTTCAACGGTTCCGATCGAACCTGTTGGACAGGCTAACAAGGCTTGCAGTGCTTGGAGCCGCTCAGTTTCATTCGCGGGTTGATGAAATACGATCGATTGGCTGTCTTCGCGAGCAAAGATTTCTGGAGACATCCAGCGGCAAGTATCACAATCAATGCAAGAACGATCAACATAAAAATCGCCTGCCATATTCTGCGATCGACGGTCTGCTAAGTGAGCCATTTTCGACTCCATAAAACAATCACCTTGATCATAGCGAATGCAAATCCGATCAAGGGGAGCGGTAAAAATGGGTCGCCTAGGATTCGAGCGAAAGAACGATTCTATTAAACAGAGCTGAAGTAAATCGATCAAAGAAAAATTAGCATTCAAATTCTGTTACAGCCCTCAAAAAAACATGAGCTCGACAAAGTTCTCCGCTGCGTTGCTATTCCACCAAGTGATTAAAAATCCGGGGCGGGACGCAAACGCAGCAACAGGCTCGTCGAACTCATGTCAAGTTGAAAAAGGGCTTGCCATTGGTCACTTGCAGCATCAATTCTGCTCAAGGTTATGTTTTGTTAGCCCCAAATTGGAAGATCTCAATCAGCACGAACGGCGAGAGTTCGCTTTGGTAAAGTCTGACAAATTCTGACAACACTTCACGCCTGTCTCCGATCGTGCTTATCAACCCCTGAGCCGCACTCACTTCATGGTTGTGAGGGGATCACTGAGCGCGAATTGACTGAACGATCGATCCGAATAACTCCCCAGTTCTGGTGTGAGTGGCGATCGTCCAGTTCCCAGCCCCGCAGGCAGTGAGATATCCTCAGATTGCAGCAACCGACTTTGAGCCGGAGTACTGACAGCCGCTAAACCCACACGCGGATCAAGATTGAGAGGTTGTTCAAGTTGCAACCGAATAATTTCATTGTTATCAATATTAGGTGGACGACCTACCGAGAAGGGATAGTTATTGTCGTTTGCAACCAAGATTGTGAATGGATCGATGACTAAAACATCCTCGATCGTTTCAAACGGAAATCTAAACGTTGTACTGCCATCACCATTAAGGTCATCCGGATCTTCAATCTTTAGTAGATCAACAATTTCCTGTTTTGCAACAAAGCCATTGGCATCTTTTTGAGAGAAGTCAACCTTAAAAATCTTCTTGAATTGAGCCGCATCACCCTGGTTAGGGTCACGCTCAATCACCAGATATTCGTTGTCATTCACAACGGTAAAATCGCCGATCGCATGGTTCGGATTCGACAAAGGATAGTAACCTACTAGCCCGGTATATTGCTTTGATGCAACATCAAACTCATAGATTCTTAAAGCATTACTCGGATCGCCAACCACAGACCCTTCTAGCAACGGATATAGCTTGGACTGATCCGGGCTAATTGCCATTCCTTCAAATCCCCTCGATTGCCCTAAATTTGCAACAACTAAATTGCCGTAGTAAGGCTGATTCGCATCGGTAACGTAAGATTGGGATGCACTCGGACTTAAGTTTGGACGTGAATAGCCTGTTCCGGCAAAGTACTCATCGATCAAGACCGATCGACCTGTTCCCGGAAAATCAGTAAAGAAGCCATCTACGCCTAAATCAATGAACTGCTTGAACTCGGCTCTGGGATTGTTCTGATAGTCCGAAGCTAGGAAAAACGGATCATTCCGCAGCGTATACAAGTGTACGAGCAACCCTGCACTGTGAGCATCTTGAACCAGCGTCGTCGGTGTACCTAGAACGCGATCGGCATCACTGATTTGTCTGTCTCCATTCAAATCATCGGGTCTACTATCATTGTTACGATCGACCGTGCTTGCTCGAATAATCAATCGCTTGTCTGGGCCGATGCCTGTCGCATAAGTCGCGATCTCTGCAAGTCCTTCCGGTTTGACCAAGTCTGCATAAGTGAGATCGTTACCATTTGCAACAAAATCGAAGGGGCTGCCTGATCCACCAATCAGTTGAACGAGCGGCAGATCAACGCCTGCCTTAGACATGATGCTGTGATTGAGATCTTTTAGATTGCTCACTTCAAACGATTGAACATAGACTCGGGATGGGTCAGTAAAGCCACTTGCAACGAGTGTATCGATCAAGAGTTGACTCGTGTTATGGCCTTGGTTTGCGAAAAAGGTTGGATGCTTTGTTTCTGGATAGATGCCAATCTTACGTCCAGTTTCTTTCTCGGTTTGCTTGACTAAGTCAATCACTTCTTGCAGGGTTGGAACTTTTAGCCCATCATTATTGAACTGAGTTCCACGCAAGGCGGGCAATCGCTCGATCGCATTGAGCGACTTGATTTCTTCTAAGGTGAAATCTTCCGCAAACCAACCTGTGACAGGTTTGCCATCGAGAATTTTAGTTGTTTTGCGATCGGCAAACTCTGGGCGTTTATGAATATCAGTGCTTGTATCCGTTGTATTCAGTGAACCATCTGCATTGAGAACAGCGAGCATCGGTTCATGACGAGCAATCAGAACGCCATCTTTTGTAACGACTAAATCCGGTTCAATGAAATCGGCTCCACCTGCGATCGCAACTTTGTAGGATTCCAATGTATGTTCAGGACGTTCGCCCGAAGCACCTCGGTGTCCAATTACGATCGGTGCATTGCCCGTTAGCGTATCGAATTCTGGTCGCTTCAAAACATCAGGGTTTTGGGGCGATCGCACAAACGGAGCCGTGATTTGATCGCGCACTAAGTCGCCTGTGCCTGGAAAATCATCAAAGAAGCCATCCACACCCAATTCGATAAACTGGCGCAGTTCTAGTTCTGGATTGCCTTTATAGTCCGAGGCAAGGTAGCGGCTTTCGTTCCGAAACGTGTAAGGATGCACAAGCAAGCCAGCATTGTGAGCATCATCGATCAACGATGTCGGCGGCAGCGTTACTTTATCTGCGTCATTGATAGTTCCATCGTTATTCAGATCGTCGGGTTGCCCGTTGCCGTCACGATCGACGGTCTGCACCGACACAATCATTCTTTTCCAGGGACCAATTCCGCTCGCATAGGTAGCAATTTCTTTTAGACCTTCTGGAGTTCGTAAATCGCCATAGGTGCGAGAATCGCCACTGACTACAAAATCGTAAGGTTGAATCTCAATCAATGTGCCATCGTTTCGCACATCACTTG
This window encodes:
- a CDS encoding glycosyltransferase family 4 protein, with protein sequence MRIAQIAPLWETVPPPAYGGAELVVSLLTEELVRRGHDVTLFATGDSTTQAKLDAIHPSALRLDSSVQEFNVYEAIELNRVYQNAHNFDIIHSHIGFAALACAQLVKTPTIHTLHGTFSLDNQKAFSFAKSQPYVSISKSQREPRLGLNYVATVYNGIDPSTHRFYSQPDTPPYLAFLGRLSPEKGPHHAIEIAKRTGYPLKMAGKIDRVDVDYFEQEIKPHIDGEQIQYLGEANHAQKNQLMGNAIATLFPITWREPFGLVMVESMAAGTPVIALELGATSEVIAHEETGFLCQNVDECVAAVYRVHEIDRFNCRKHVENNFSVKQMVDGYEAVYRQILAEKYSQNGHSRNSSLISLER
- a CDS encoding esterase-like activity of phytase family protein — translated: MTIVTLKGFASLPADTFAEGPDSGKDISGNGRTGPFPGQPVQGLSAVQFASPNSFWFMSDNGFGRKENSSDFQLRVYELQPNFREGKTGNGSVQILNYLQLNDSDQKIPFSIVNQTQSDRQLTGADFDIESFAIGADKTLWFGDEFGPFLLNTDATGKVLDAPIPTPNFFNLKTLNGEVPIVIGHRGASGERPEHTIAAYQLAIQRGADFIEPDLVTTKDGVLIARHEPMLAVVKDDGTVDLSNTTTDVYQRPEFADRKTTKILDGTPVTGWFAEDFTLAEIKQIRAIQQLPFRSTIYNSVFEIPTLDEIIDLVKQVEQDTGRKIGIYPETKHPTFFETQGYNTSEQLIDALVENNFTDPDRIFIQSFEVGNLKDLKFNLMPDAGVDIPLVQLFDASDVRNDGTLIEIQPYDFVVSGDSRTYGDLRTPEGLKEIATYASGIGPWKRMIVSVQTVDRDGNGQPDDLNNDGTINDADKVTLPPTSLIDDAHNAGLLVHPYTFRNESRYLASDYKGNPELELRQFIELGVDGFFDDFPGTGDLVRDQITAPFVRSPQNPDVLKRPEFDTLTGNAPIVIGHRGASGERPEHTLESYKVAIAGGADFIEPDLVVTKDGVLIARHEPMLAVLNADGSLNTTDTSTDIHKRPEFADRKTTKILDGKPVTGWFAEDFTLEEIKSLNAIERLPALRGTQFNNDGLKVPTLQEVIDLVKQTEKETGRKIGIYPETKHPTFFANQGHNTSQLLIDTLVASGFTDPSRVYVQSFEVSNLKDLNHSIMSKAGVDLPLVQLIGGSGSPFDFVANGNDLTYADLVKPEGLAEIATYATGIGPDKRLIIRASTVDRNNDSRPDDLNGDRQISDADRVLGTPTTLVQDAHSAGLLVHLYTLRNDPFFLASDYQNNPRAEFKQFIDLGVDGFFTDFPGTGRSVLIDEYFAGTGYSRPNLSPSASQSYVTDANQPYYGNLVVANLGQSRGFEGMAISPDQSKLYPLLEGSVVGDPSNALRIYEFDVASKQYTGLVGYYPLSNPNHAIGDFTVVNDNEYLVIERDPNQGDAAQFKKIFKVDFSQKDANGFVAKQEIVDLLKIEDPDDLNGDGSTTFRFPFETIEDVLVIDPFTILVANDNNYPFSVGRPPNIDNNEIIRLQLEQPLNLDPRVGLAAVSTPAQSRLLQSEDISLPAGLGTGRSPLTPELGSYSDRSFSQFALSDPLTTMK
- a CDS encoding MBL fold metallo-hydrolase, producing the protein MAHLADRRSQNMAGDFYVDRSCIDCDTCRWMSPEIFAREDSQSIVFHQPANETERLQALQALLACPTGSIGTVEKPTDIKLAQASFPVLVAENVYHCGYHAESSYGAASYLIQRPEGNILIDSPRFTPPLVKRLETMGGVRYLYLTHRDDVADHQKFHDHFECDRILHSDEITRSTQSVEIKLTGTEPFQLDSELLIIPVPGHTKGHTVLLYKNKFLFTGDHLAWSARQNHLVGFREACWYSWDELKRSMQKLSRYDFEWVLPGHGRRYHADLETMYQAMQRCLDWMGLNQATGDWDD
- a CDS encoding adenylosuccinate lyase gives rise to the protein MIERYTLPEMGDLWTDHYKFKTWLQVEIAVCEAQAELGYIPQEAVEEIKAKANFDVDRILEIEAQVRHDVIAFLTNVNEYVGDAGRYIHLGMTSSDVLDTALALQMVASLEVIMTHVEALIQAIRYQAQQHRNTVMIGRSHGIHAEPITFGFKLAGWLAEMLRHRDRLCALRKSIAVGQISGAVGTYANIDPRIEALTCQNLGLEPDAASTQVISRDRHADFMNGLALLGASIERFAVEIRNLQRTDVLEVEEFFSKGQKGSSAMPHKRNPIRSERLTGMARLLRGYATAALENVALWHERDISHSSVERVALPDACILAHFMLVETTDLIRNLLVYPENMARNMNVYGGVVFSQRVMLALVQKGLSREDAYAIVQSCAHQAWNREDGNFRKLLSEDQRVTQTLSPAELDECFDPQVHLKNLDQVYQRLGI
- a CDS encoding rhodanese-related sulfurtransferase is translated as MLMLVATFYKFVQLPDYVELRSPLLALCQAQNLRGTILLAQEGINGTIAGSKDAIDTILEFLKRDLRFADLTIKESETGSGMFDRMKVKLKKEIVTLGRAEANPTQQVGTYVKPQDWNAVISDPEVTVIDVRNQFEVAIGSFRGAIDPQTASFRQFPEYVQTALDPTHHKKVAMFCTGGIRCEKASSYMLAQGFEQVYHLEGGILKYLEEVPPEESLWQGECFVFDQRVAVTHSVSDGSYTMCQACGHPISQDEQASPQYQPGVSCPYCADS
- a CDS encoding SH3 domain-containing protein, which gives rise to MLLHGSWSRLIGVITVLALVAGCSSKPQSQPNAQSNTATPSPSPPVSESSAPITKSNTNDETSQPTPEPDTPRDTPTQGTRTVEKCIVLMARVNDPDSPLNVRSSPKATTTENIVGQLKNGTYVDVKEEQNGWFRISGETPGWIAKNRTDKTCGEKTERVQFGRGQDSIEIRDRFVGGGTHSYRFNLAKGQKMTLTSGSNRGELLPAVISPSGKSLIADLEQPSSWTGTLPETGDYTLQFDSNFKGYEYTFEVKVR
- a CDS encoding aminotransferase class V-fold PLP-dependent enzyme, translated to MRPIYLDNHSTTRVDDRVLAAMLPFFTKHYGNPASVTHAYGWEAEAAVKQARQIIAETIHATPEEIIFTSGATEANNLAIKGVAEAYFNQGRHIITVQTEHNAVLDPCRYLESLGFEVTYLGVDRFGLINLTELEKAMREDTILVSVMAANNEIGVLQPIDKIGELCHSRNILFHTDAAQAIGKIPLTVDHIDLMSITGHKLYAPKGIGALYVRRKNPRVQLSAQLHGGGHERGMRSGTLYTPLIVGLGKAVEIADPTSEAVQIKQLRDRLWQQLNRDGIHLNGHPQERLPGNLNISIEGVDGQALLLGLQSTIAVSSGSACTSAKIEPSHVLSAIGVPDELAYASIRFGIGRFNTEEEIDQAALCVRETVRSLRQA